One region of Fusobacterium periodonticum 1_1_41FAA genomic DNA includes:
- the ftsA gene encoding cell division protein FtsA — protein sequence MRDDVIRKVALDIGNDTIKLLIGEMSSDFTKIAVTDYVKIKHNGLRKSDIYDVRALSEGIRTAISKIESIESPITKLSLALGGPRVGSSTVNVRVSFDKEKIIDEADMDKLLRKAKRQIFGENEDKFRILYKEVYNKKVDGPRIIKQPIGMEGKEIQADIHFVYVSEDYVRQFRDVLYGLGVDIDKIYLNSYVSAKGTLDDETRKMGVAHVDIGYGSTSVIILKNSKVLYAKTKSLGELHYISDLSLILKITREEAEEVVLRLKNKTVGPNETIKCGSRKIPLQQIKDIIAARTNDIVQFITETIDESGFNGVLARGIVLTGGTVDIEGVAEQISSKSGYFVRKMLPIPLKGIKNNFYSDATVIGIFLEDMEREYKDSIESIKVANIPIPRRDIIKDKKEDSVKEEIDDFLETIDGSRSKEKEKRKKKGIIRWLRELF from the coding sequence ATGAGAGATGATGTAATAAGAAAAGTGGCTCTGGACATTGGTAATGACACTATAAAGTTACTTATTGGAGAAATGAGTTCAGATTTTACCAAAATAGCTGTTACTGACTATGTTAAGATAAAGCATAATGGATTGAGAAAATCAGATATTTATGATGTACGTGCTTTGAGTGAAGGAATTAGAACAGCAATAAGTAAAATAGAAAGTATTGAATCTCCAATAACAAAACTTTCATTAGCTTTAGGTGGTCCGAGGGTAGGATCCTCAACAGTGAATGTCAGAGTTTCTTTTGATAAAGAAAAGATAATTGATGAAGCTGATATGGATAAATTGTTGAGAAAAGCTAAAAGACAAATCTTTGGAGAAAATGAAGATAAGTTTAGGATACTCTATAAAGAAGTATATAATAAAAAGGTTGATGGACCAAGAATAATAAAACAACCTATAGGTATGGAAGGGAAAGAAATACAGGCAGATATACACTTTGTGTATGTATCAGAAGATTATGTAAGGCAATTTAGAGATGTCCTGTATGGTCTTGGAGTGGATATTGATAAGATATATTTAAATTCGTATGTTTCAGCTAAAGGAACTTTAGATGATGAAACAAGAAAAATGGGAGTAGCTCATGTAGATATTGGCTATGGCTCAACAAGCGTTATAATCCTGAAAAATAGTAAAGTTCTCTATGCTAAAACAAAATCACTAGGAGAATTACACTATATTTCTGATTTATCATTAATATTAAAAATAACTAGAGAAGAGGCCGAAGAAGTAGTATTAAGATTAAAAAATAAAACTGTCGGCCCAAATGAAACAATAAAGTGTGGTTCAAGAAAAATACCTTTACAACAAATAAAGGATATTATAGCTGCTAGAACAAATGATATTGTACAATTTATAACTGAAACAATAGATGAATCTGGTTTCAATGGAGTCTTGGCTAGAGGCATAGTTCTAACAGGAGGAACTGTAGATATAGAAGGGGTAGCAGAACAAATTTCAAGCAAATCAGGTTATTTTGTAAGAAAGATGTTACCTATACCTTTAAAGGGTATAAAAAATAACTTTTATAGTGATGCAACTGTTATAGGTATATTCTTAGAAGATATGGAAAGAGAATACAAGGATAGTATAGAAAGTATAAAAGTAGCAAATATACCAATTCCAAGAAGAGATATAATAAAAGATAAAAAAGAAGATAGTGTAAAAGAAGAAATAGATGATTTTTTAGAAACAATAGATGGTAGCAGATCTAAAGAAAAAGAAAAAAGAAAGAAAAAGGGTATCATAAGATGGCTAAGGGAACTTTTCTAG
- the murB gene encoding UDP-N-acetylmuramate dehydrogenase — MKIFDNQEMKNYSNMRVGGKAKRLIILESKEEIIDVYKNEENTNIFILGNGTNVLFTDNFMDKTFVCTKKLNKIEDLGSNLVRVETGANLKDLTDFMRDKNYSGIESLFGIPGSIGGLVYMNGGAFGTEIFDKIASIEVFDENHQIREIKKEDLKVAYRKTEIQDKNWLVLSATFKFDDGFDEARVKEIKELRESKHPLDKPSLGSTFKNPEGDFAARLISECGLKGTIIGNAQIAEKHPNFVLNLGGATFEDITNILTLVKKSVFEKFGVKLEEEIIIVK, encoded by the coding sequence ATGAAAATTTTTGATAATCAAGAAATGAAAAATTATTCAAATATGAGAGTCGGAGGAAAGGCAAAAAGACTGATCATACTTGAATCAAAAGAAGAAATAATAGATGTATATAAGAATGAAGAAAATACTAATATCTTTATTTTAGGAAATGGAACAAATGTTTTATTCACTGATAACTTTATGGATAAGACTTTTGTTTGTACAAAAAAATTAAATAAGATAGAAGATTTAGGATCTAATCTAGTTAGAGTTGAAACAGGTGCAAACCTAAAAGACTTAACAGATTTTATGAGAGATAAAAATTATTCTGGAATTGAAAGCCTATTTGGTATACCAGGTTCTATTGGAGGACTTGTATATATGAATGGTGGAGCTTTTGGAACAGAAATATTTGATAAAATAGCATCAATAGAAGTATTTGATGAAAATCATCAAATAAGAGAAATAAAAAAAGAAGATTTAAAAGTAGCATATAGAAAAACAGAAATTCAAGATAAAAATTGGTTAGTTTTAAGTGCAACTTTTAAATTTGATGATGGCTTTGATGAAGCTAGAGTAAAAGAAATAAAAGAATTAAGAGAAAGTAAACATCCTTTAGATAAACCAAGTTTAGGAAGTACATTTAAAAATCCTGAAGGAGACTTCGCAGCAAGATTAATTTCAGAATGTGGTCTAAAGGGAACTATAATAGGTAATGCTCAAATAGCAGAAAAACATCCTAACTTTGTATTAAATTTAGGTGGAGCTACATTTGAAGATATTACAAATATTTTAACTTTGGTTAAAAAATCAGTATTTGAAAAATTTGGGGTAAAATTAGAAGAAGAAATAATAATTGTTAAATAA
- the mraY gene encoding phospho-N-acetylmuramoyl-pentapeptide-transferase, which produces MLYFLAEYFAKLEFLRSIYLRTFLAFVISFCIVLFAGKPFIKYLKVKKFGEEIRDDGPSSHFSKKGTPTMGGVLIIASVLLTSLLINDLANKLILLVLVSMLMFAAIGFIDDYRKFTVSKKGLAGKKKLLFQGTIGLMVWAYLYYIGFTGRPMIDFSVINPISAHPYYIGAIGMFILIQLILMGTSNAVNITDGLDGLAIMPMIICSTILGVVAYFTGHTELSSHLHLFYTVGSGELSVFLAAVTGAGLGFLWYNCYPAQIFMGDTGSLTLGGILGVIGIILKQELLLPILGFIFVLEALSVILQVGSFKLRGKRIFKMAPIHHHFELMNIPESKVTLRFWIATLIFGIIALGTIKMRGIL; this is translated from the coding sequence ATGTTGTATTTTTTAGCAGAGTATTTTGCAAAACTTGAGTTTTTGAGATCAATTTATCTAAGAACTTTTTTAGCTTTTGTAATATCTTTTTGTATAGTTTTATTTGCAGGGAAACCATTTATAAAATATTTAAAAGTTAAAAAATTCGGTGAAGAAATAAGAGATGATGGACCTAGTTCACATTTTTCAAAAAAAGGTACTCCAACTATGGGTGGAGTTTTGATTATAGCCTCAGTACTTTTAACAAGTTTATTGATAAATGACTTAGCAAATAAGTTGATTCTACTTGTTTTAGTTTCTATGCTTATGTTTGCAGCAATAGGTTTTATTGATGACTATAGAAAGTTTACTGTCAGTAAAAAAGGTTTAGCAGGAAAGAAAAAATTATTGTTTCAAGGTACTATAGGACTAATGGTATGGGCGTACCTATACTATATTGGTTTCACAGGTAGACCTATGATAGATTTTTCAGTAATAAATCCTATAAGTGCTCATCCATATTATATTGGAGCAATAGGAATGTTTATTTTAATTCAACTTATACTTATGGGGACATCAAATGCAGTTAATATAACTGATGGACTTGATGGACTGGCTATAATGCCTATGATAATATGTTCAACTATCTTAGGGGTAGTGGCATACTTTACAGGACATACAGAATTGAGTTCTCACTTGCATTTATTCTATACTGTTGGTTCAGGAGAACTATCTGTATTCTTGGCAGCAGTAACAGGTGCAGGACTAGGGTTCCTTTGGTATAACTGTTATCCAGCACAAATATTTATGGGAGATACAGGTTCTCTAACTCTTGGAGGAATTTTAGGAGTTATAGGAATTATCTTAAAACAAGAATTGTTATTACCAATCTTAGGATTTATATTTGTACTTGAAGCACTATCAGTAATACTTCAAGTTGGTTCATTTAAATTAAGAGGAAAAAGAATATTTAAAATGGCACCTATTCACCACCATTTTGAGTTGATGAATATACCAGAGTCAAAAGTTACTTTAAGATTTTGGATAGCAACACTTATATTTGGAATAATAGCATTAGGAACAATTAAGATGAGAGGGATACTATAA
- a CDS encoding D-alanine--D-alanine ligase yields the protein MKIAVFMGGTSSEKEISLRSGEAVLESLQRQGYDAYGVVLDENNQVTAFLENDYDLAYLVLHGGNGENGKIQAVLDILGKKYTGSGVLASALTMDKNKTKQIAENIGIRVPKSYRDLDSIERFPVIIKPVDEGSSKGLFLCNNKEEAGEALKKLRKPIIEDYIVGEELTVGVLNGKALGVLKIIPQADVLYDYDSKYAKGGSIHEFPAKIEDKSYKEAMKIAEKIHKEFKMKGISRSDFILSEGKLYFLEVNSSPGMTKTSLIPDLATLQGYTFDDVVRLTVETFLK from the coding sequence ATGAAAATAGCAGTTTTTATGGGGGGAACTTCATCAGAAAAAGAAATATCTCTAAGAAGTGGAGAAGCAGTTTTAGAAAGTTTACAAAGACAAGGTTATGATGCATATGGAGTTGTACTAGATGAGAATAATCAAGTAACAGCTTTTCTTGAAAATGATTATGACTTAGCATACTTAGTTCTACATGGTGGGAACGGAGAAAATGGTAAGATACAAGCAGTATTAGATATTTTAGGAAAAAAATATACAGGTTCTGGAGTACTTGCAAGTGCTTTGACTATGGATAAAAATAAGACTAAGCAAATTGCAGAAAATATTGGAATAAGAGTACCAAAATCATATAGAGATTTAGATTCTATAGAAAGATTTCCAGTAATAATAAAGCCTGTTGATGAAGGATCAAGTAAAGGACTATTTTTATGTAACAATAAAGAAGAGGCAGGGGAAGCTCTTAAAAAACTTAGAAAACCTATAATTGAAGACTATATTGTTGGAGAAGAATTGACAGTTGGAGTTTTAAATGGGAAGGCTTTAGGTGTATTAAAAATAATTCCTCAAGCAGATGTTCTATATGACTATGATTCAAAATATGCAAAAGGTGGTTCAATTCATGAATTCCCAGCAAAAATAGAAGATAAATCATATAAGGAAGCAATGAAAATAGCTGAAAAAATTCATAAAGAATTTAAAATGAAAGGAATTTCAAGAAGTGATTTTATACTAAGTGAAGGGAAACTTTACTTCTTAGAAGTAAACTCTTCACCAGGAATGACAAAAACAAGTTTAATTCCTGATTTAGCAACTCTTCAAGGATATACTTTTGATGATGTTGTTAGATTGACAGTTGAAACATTTTTGAAATAA
- the ftsZ gene encoding cell division protein FtsZ has product MSEEIKDLVKIKVIGVGGGGGNAINDMLYSGVTGVEYIAANTDKQDLEKSLAHRKLQIGEKLTKGQGAGAEPEIGRLAAEEDIEKIQELLKGTDMLFITAGMGGGTGTGAAPVIAKAAKELDVLTVAVVTRPFNFEGEKRKRNSESGIELLRQNVDSLVIIPNDKLFDLPDKNITMLNAFKEANNILRIGIKAVVDLVLGQGFINLDFADIKSVLKNSGVAVLGYGEGEGENRAIKAAEKALESPLLEKSIQGADKILINLRTSEDVGLNESQTVTEVIRQATGKKVEDVLFGITMVPEFSDKIEITIMANNFKDEIETNNETFIRMETVKPSEPIREVERKKEVPDDEIDIPPWMRTNRR; this is encoded by the coding sequence ATGTCAGAAGAAATAAAAGATCTTGTTAAAATAAAGGTAATAGGTGTTGGAGGTGGAGGAGGAAATGCCATCAATGACATGCTTTATTCAGGAGTAACAGGAGTGGAGTATATAGCAGCTAATACAGATAAGCAAGATTTAGAAAAATCATTAGCTCATAGAAAATTACAAATTGGTGAAAAACTAACAAAAGGACAAGGAGCAGGTGCTGAACCTGAAATAGGAAGACTTGCAGCAGAAGAAGATATAGAAAAAATTCAAGAACTTTTAAAAGGAACAGATATGTTATTCATTACTGCTGGAATGGGTGGAGGTACTGGTACAGGAGCAGCTCCAGTTATTGCAAAAGCAGCAAAAGAATTAGATGTTCTTACAGTTGCAGTTGTAACAAGACCTTTCAATTTTGAAGGTGAAAAAAGAAAAAGAAATTCAGAAAGTGGAATAGAACTTTTAAGACAAAATGTAGATAGTTTAGTTATTATACCAAATGATAAACTTTTTGATTTACCAGATAAAAATATAACTATGCTTAATGCTTTTAAAGAAGCAAATAATATCTTAAGAATAGGTATAAAAGCGGTTGTGGATCTAGTTTTAGGACAAGGATTTATAAACCTTGACTTCGCTGATATTAAATCAGTATTAAAAAATTCAGGAGTTGCTGTTTTAGGATATGGAGAAGGAGAAGGAGAAAATAGAGCTATAAAAGCTGCTGAAAAAGCATTAGAATCTCCATTATTAGAAAAATCTATACAAGGAGCAGATAAGATACTTATCAACTTAAGAACTTCTGAAGATGTTGGATTAAACGAATCACAAACAGTTACTGAAGTAATAAGACAAGCTACTGGAAAGAAAGTAGAAGATGTGTTATTTGGAATTACTATGGTACCTGAATTCTCAGATAAAATTGAAATTACTATCATGGCAAATAATTTCAAAGATGAAATAGAAACTAATAATGAAACATTTATTAGAATGGAAACAGTTAAACCTAGTGAACCAATTAGAGAAGTTGAAAGAAAAAAAGAAGTTCCCGATGATGAAATTGATATTCCACCTTGGATGAGAACTAACAGAAGATAA
- the murG gene encoding undecaprenyldiphospho-muramoylpentapeptide beta-N-acetylglucosaminyltransferase, which produces MRKVILTTGGTGGHIYPALAVADRLKLKGVEAVFVGSTERMEHEIVPESGHRFIGLDISVPKGFKNIRKYLKAIRGAYKIIKEEKPDAVIGFGNYISVPTIIAAILLRKKIYLQEQNVNIGSANKLFYKMAKMTFLAFDKTYDDIPIKSQDRFKVTGNPLRRGIEDLRYASERQKLGVGANEKVLLITGGSLGAQDINNTIMKYWEKICAEKNLRIYWATGNNFTELKKVLKTKKENDRIEPYFNDMLNIMAAADLVVCRAGALTISELIELEKPSIIIPYGSIKVGQYENAKVLKDYNAAYVYTKDELDEAIKKALEVIRNDEKLKKMRIRLKPLRKPNAAEELIAYLDIWRN; this is translated from the coding sequence ATGAGAAAAGTAATTCTTACAACAGGTGGAACAGGAGGACATATATATCCTGCTCTAGCTGTTGCAGATAGATTAAAATTAAAAGGTGTGGAAGCAGTATTTGTTGGAAGCACAGAGCGTATGGAACATGAAATAGTTCCAGAAAGTGGGCATAGATTTATAGGTCTTGATATATCAGTTCCTAAAGGTTTTAAGAATATAAGAAAATATTTAAAAGCTATAAGAGGAGCATATAAGATTATAAAAGAAGAGAAACCAGATGCTGTTATAGGTTTTGGGAATTACATATCAGTACCTACAATTATTGCTGCAATTTTACTTAGAAAAAAAATATATTTGCAAGAACAAAATGTAAATATAGGTTCAGCAAATAAATTATTTTATAAAATGGCAAAGATGACTTTTCTTGCCTTTGATAAAACTTATGATGATATTCCTATTAAATCTCAAGATAGATTTAAAGTAACAGGAAATCCACTAAGAAGAGGCATAGAAGATTTAAGATATGCTAGTGAAAGACAGAAATTAGGTGTAGGAGCTAATGAAAAAGTTTTATTGATTACAGGTGGAAGTTTGGGAGCACAAGATATCAATAATACTATTATGAAGTATTGGGAAAAAATCTGTGCTGAAAAAAATCTTAGAATTTATTGGGCTACAGGAAATAATTTTACTGAATTAAAAAAGGTTTTGAAAACAAAGAAAGAAAATGATAGAATAGAACCTTATTTTAATGATATGTTAAATATTATGGCTGCAGCTGATTTGGTTGTATGTAGAGCAGGAGCATTGACAATATCTGAGCTTATAGAACTTGAAAAACCTTCAATCATAATTCCTTATGGTTCAATAAAGGTTGGACAATATGAAAATGCAAAAGTTCTTAAGGACTACAATGCAGCTTATGTCTATACAAAAGATGAGCTAGATGAAGCAATAAAAAAAGCTCTTGAAGTTATAAGAAATGATGAAAAATTAAAAAAGATGAGAATTAGGTTGAAACCATTGAGAAAGCCTAATGCAGCAGAAGAACTTATAGCATATCTCGATATTTGGAGGAATTAA
- the murC gene encoding UDP-N-acetylmuramate--L-alanine ligase produces MEKIYFIGINGIGMSGLAKIMKCKGYDVKGADICSNYVTEELLSMGITVYNEHDEENVKGADYVIASTAIKETNPEYAYAKENGIKILKRGELLAKLLNRETGIAIAGTHGKTTTSSMLSAVMLKKDPTIVVGGILPEIKSNARPGKSEYFIAEADESDNSFLFMNPEYSVITNIDADHLDVHGNLDNIKKSFIEFILHTQKESIICMDSKNLMDAISKLPEGKSVTTYSIKDENADIYAKNIRIVDRKTIFEVYVNKELKGEFSLNIPGEHNIQNSLPVIYLALKFGLNKDEIQEALNQFKGSKRRYDVLYDQELENGYGSKTKRVRIVDDYAHHPTEIKATLKAIKSVDNSRLVAIFQPHRYSRVHFLLEEFKDAFVDVDKVILLPIYAAGEKNEFNVSSETLKEHINHGNVELMNEWKDIKRYVTRVKKDSTYIFMGAGDISTLAHEIAEELEGMSDENF; encoded by the coding sequence ATGGAAAAAATTTATTTTATTGGAATAAATGGTATAGGTATGAGTGGCCTTGCCAAAATAATGAAATGTAAAGGTTATGATGTAAAAGGAGCAGATATTTGTTCTAACTATGTAACAGAAGAGCTTCTATCAATGGGAATAACTGTTTACAACGAACATGATGAAGAAAACGTAAAGGGAGCAGACTATGTTATAGCTTCAACAGCTATAAAAGAAACCAACCCTGAATATGCCTATGCTAAAGAAAATGGTATAAAAATTCTAAAAAGAGGAGAATTGCTAGCAAAACTTCTAAATAGAGAAACTGGTATAGCTATAGCAGGAACTCATGGAAAGACTACAACTTCTTCTATGCTTTCAGCAGTTATGCTAAAAAAAGATCCTACAATAGTTGTAGGGGGAATTTTACCAGAAATAAAATCTAATGCTAGACCTGGAAAAAGTGAATATTTTATAGCTGAGGCAGATGAAAGTGATAACTCATTTTTATTTATGAATCCTGAATATTCAGTAATTACTAATATAGATGCTGATCATTTAGATGTGCATGGAAATTTAGATAATATTAAAAAATCTTTTATAGAATTCATCTTACATACACAAAAGGAATCTATAATATGTATGGACTCTAAAAATTTGATGGATGCAATTTCAAAATTACCTGAAGGAAAATCTGTAACAACATATTCGATAAAAGATGAAAATGCAGATATATATGCTAAAAATATCAGAATAGTAGACAGAAAAACTATTTTTGAAGTCTATGTAAATAAAGAGTTAAAAGGAGAATTTTCTCTAAACATTCCTGGCGAACACAATATACAAAACTCTTTACCTGTAATCTATTTAGCATTAAAATTTGGACTTAATAAAGATGAAATTCAAGAAGCTTTAAATCAATTTAAAGGTTCAAAAAGAAGATATGATGTACTATATGATCAAGAATTAGAAAATGGTTATGGTAGTAAAACTAAGAGAGTTAGAATAGTTGATGACTATGCTCACCATCCAACTGAAATAAAAGCTACTTTAAAAGCCATAAAGAGTGTGGATAATTCAAGATTGGTTGCAATATTCCAACCACATAGATACAGCAGAGTACATTTTTTATTAGAAGAATTTAAAGATGCTTTTGTAGATGTAGATAAGGTAATACTTTTACCTATATATGCAGCTGGAGAAAAGAATGAATTTAATGTTTCAAGTGAAACTTTAAAAGAACATATAAATCATGGCAATGTGGAACTTATGAATGAATGGAAGGATATAAAAAGATATGTAACTAGAGTTAAAAAGGACTCTACATATATTTTTATGGGAGCTGGGGATATATCAACTTTAGCTCATGAAATTGCTGAGGAATTGGAAGGAATGTCTGATGAAAATTTTTGA
- a CDS encoding cell division protein FtsQ/DivIB, with protein sequence MKVIRLLILNIIMYLVYMLPQNFFRLDYFNINKVNIQESAKMLQPELTKLSEKLYNKNIIYIDSNAIKEFLQKDVRVEDVTITKKSLGEISIDVKEKDLSYYAVIGKNIYLVDKVGAIFAYLNEKDVEEVPFIVANSEDEIKEITEFLNEISDLAIFKNISQIYKINDKEFVIILTDGVKIKTNRIEENDEINKEKQNKRYLIAQQLYFNMSKERKIDYIDLRFNDYIIKYLGDNK encoded by the coding sequence ATGAAAGTAATAAGATTATTGATATTGAATATAATAATGTATTTAGTATATATGTTACCTCAAAATTTCTTTAGATTAGATTACTTTAATATAAATAAAGTGAATATTCAAGAGAGTGCAAAAATGTTACAACCTGAATTGACAAAATTGAGTGAAAAATTATATAATAAGAATATTATTTATATAGATAGCAATGCAATAAAAGAATTTTTACAAAAAGATGTAAGGGTTGAAGATGTAACAATTACGAAAAAATCCTTAGGTGAAATTAGTATTGATGTCAAAGAGAAAGACTTATCTTACTATGCAGTTATAGGGAAAAATATTTATTTAGTAGATAAAGTTGGGGCAATTTTTGCTTACTTAAATGAAAAAGATGTAGAAGAAGTGCCTTTCATTGTTGCAAATAGTGAAGATGAAATCAAGGAAATAACAGAATTTTTAAATGAAATATCAGATTTGGCAATATTTAAAAATATTTCTCAAATATATAAGATAAACGATAAAGAATTTGTTATAATATTGACTGATGGAGTAAAAATAAAAACTAATAGAATAGAAGAGAATGACGAAATTAATAAAGAAAAGCAGAACAAAAGATATTTGATAGCACAACAACTTTATTTTAATATGTCAAAGGAAAGGAAAATAGACTACATAGATTTAAGATTTAATGACTATATAATAAAATATTTAGGTGATAATAAATGA
- the murD gene encoding UDP-N-acetylmuramoyl-L-alanine--D-glutamate ligase, producing MKKVMIYGMGISGTGAKALLETEGYEVILVDDKKAMTSEEAMQHLDNIEFFIKSPGIPYNDFVKEVQKRGIKVLDEIEVAYNYMVEKNLKTKIIAITGTNGKSTTTAKISDLLNHAGYKACYAGNIGRSLSEALLHEKDLDFVSLELSSFQLENVENFRPYISMIINMGPDHIERYNSFDEYYDTKFNIAKNQDENQYFIENIDDVEIEKRAKQIKAKRISVSKSKEANVYVEDNKIYVGKDFIIEADKLSLKGIHNLENTLFMVATAEILNIDREKLKEFLMVATPLEHRTELFFNYGDVKFINDSKATNVDSTKFAIQANKDSILICGGYDKGVDLAPLAEMIKENIKEVYLIGVIADKIETELKKVGYEASKIHKLETVENSLLDMKKRFTKDSDEVILLSPATSSYDQFNSFEHRGKVFKELVLKIFG from the coding sequence ATGAAAAAAGTAATGATTTATGGAATGGGGATAAGCGGAACAGGAGCAAAAGCACTGTTAGAAACAGAAGGTTATGAAGTTATTTTAGTTGATGATAAAAAAGCTATGACATCTGAAGAAGCTATGCAACATTTAGATAATATAGAGTTTTTTATTAAAAGTCCTGGAATACCATACAATGATTTTGTTAAAGAAGTTCAAAAAAGAGGAATTAAAGTCTTAGATGAAATAGAAGTTGCATACAACTATATGGTAGAAAAGAATTTAAAAACAAAAATTATTGCAATTACTGGTACTAATGGAAAAAGTACAACTACAGCGAAAATATCAGATCTATTAAATCATGCAGGATATAAAGCTTGCTATGCTGGAAATATTGGAAGATCACTGTCTGAAGCTCTATTACATGAAAAAGATTTAGACTTTGTTTCTTTAGAGCTTAGTTCATTCCAATTAGAAAATGTTGAAAATTTTAGACCATATATCTCTATGATAATCAATATGGGACCAGACCATATAGAAAGATATAATAGTTTTGATGAATACTATGATACAAAATTTAATATAGCAAAAAATCAAGATGAAAATCAATATTTTATAGAAAATATTGATGATGTAGAAATCGAAAAAAGAGCTAAACAAATAAAGGCTAAAAGAATTTCTGTATCAAAATCTAAAGAAGCAAATGTCTATGTTGAAGACAATAAAATTTATGTAGGAAAAGATTTTATAATTGAAGCAGATAAATTGAGTCTAAAGGGTATACATAATTTAGAAAATACTTTATTTATGGTTGCCACTGCTGAAATTTTAAATATAGATAGAGAAAAATTAAAAGAGTTTTTAATGGTAGCAACTCCTTTAGAACATAGAACAGAATTGTTCTTTAACTATGGAGATGTAAAATTCATAAATGACTCAAAGGCAACAAATGTAGATTCTACAAAATTTGCTATTCAAGCAAATAAAGATAGTATCTTAATCTGTGGTGGTTATGATAAGGGAGTAGATTTAGCACCATTGGCAGAAATGATTAAAGAAAATATAAAAGAAGTATATTTAATAGGGGTAATAGCAGATAAGATTGAAACTGAATTGAAGAAAGTAGGCTATGAGGCTAGCAAAATTCATAAATTAGAAACTGTAGAAAATTCTCTTTTAGATATGAAAAAGAGATTTACAAAAGATTCTGATGAAGTGATACTACTTTCTCCAGCAACATCAAGTTACGATCAATTTAATTCTTTTGAACATAGAGGGAAAGTTTTTAAAGAGTTAGTCTTAAAAATTTTTGGGTAG